A window of Rosa rugosa chromosome 7, drRosRugo1.1, whole genome shotgun sequence genomic DNA:
AACCTCTTAAAACTGTGAGATGGTATGCTAGCAGCTGCAACATGGGGGAACAAAAATGAGCGCATATAGCACAACTCCAACCAAAATAATGATAATATGTTTAATATATACACTGAAACGAGAACATTACCTGCAAGGGAACTATATTAACTACAGGTTGAAGACAATCCTCAAGCTGAGGAACTTCAATCACTCGACAAGACTCCCATTCCGCAGGGCAAACAGATGCAGCATCTCCTTTCGAACACATTACAATCAGACGACCTTTGCGGGCATGAAGCTGCTGAATAACTGATTGCTGCTTACTGTAAATCACAGAAGTCATAAATAAGAAAACCAGATAATTTTCAAAGCATATGCAACTGCTTCCAACTATAACAGGACAAACCTGAAGCAAGCATCACGGGTAGCAATCACAAAAGTTGGGAGATTTTCATCAACTAAAGCCAAAGGACCATGTTTCATTTCACCGGCAAGTATTCCTTCACTATGCATGAGTGCTACTTCCTTTACCTTCAAAGCACCCTCCAAAGCCGATGCATAGTTGTATCCTCTCCCAAAAACAAGAAGTGATTGCTCTGCTATCAATTGTTTTGCAAGATCCTTCATTACCTGGTCAAGCTTCAGGACCTCTCTGACTTTGTCTACAAAGAACGTCGAAGGGCATTCATTTTTAAGCTTTCTTATAAGTTACTTCTTGGAAAAGAGACGGGAAAGGAAATGCATTCTAGTAAcatggaaagaaaagaaaagaaatggagcTTACTTGGCAGGTCAAATAAACCGTCAATTATAGCCTCTCTTCTTGCTTGATTTGAAATTGTGTCACCTCCAATTGCTAGGGCAAGCATAGCCATCACCACTATTTGACTTGTGTAAGCCTATTCAGGATGGTGACAAGACTGTCAATTATAAATACAAAATCACCTAACAAGgtagagaaaaatgaaaatttaccTTGGTGCTTGCCACTCCAATCTCAGCACCAGCATTTATATGAACACCACAGTGTGTGTTACGGGCTATTGCACTACCAACGGTATTTGTTATGCCAACACATAATGCACCATTTTCTAAAGCATATTCCAATGCACTCAAAGTATCTGCTGTTTCACCAGATTGACTGACAAACACAGCTGTATCTTCTCTGTAAATAGGTCCTTGCCGATCCAACAGATCACTAGCAATTTCCATTGTAACAGGGATACCTATTTTTATATGTGCGAAAAATTAAAGATCAGAAACAGCTACTTTACAGTCAGAAAAAGATTTCAGACAGACAAAAAGCACTCACCTGAAAGTTCTTCCAAGATAGGTCTCGCAGCTAAAGCAGCATTGTAGCTTGTACCACAGCCAATGAAAACAATTCGCCTGCTTCGCCTAATTGTTTTAAGGTGGTCCTTCAGTCCGCCAAGGAGAACAGTCTTGGCTTTGCAGGAACCACCACGTAAAAGCCTACCCCTCATTGTGGTAGTTAGAGATTCAGGCTGCTCATGAATTTCTTTCTGCATGTAGTGTTCAAaatttcctttatttatttgttcAACCTCCATCTCAAGAATGGACAATGCTCGTTGTACTGATGCAACTTTTGAAAGGCCACCATGCTTTTCTTTATCAAACTTTAGGATTGACACGTGTCCATCCTGAAACAAAAGTGAATAACTTTTATGAATTCCTACTTCAGGCTTCGGAAGAAATAAGTACAAATACCAAAGAAATCAGTATTAATAATAACTTGGCATGACAACATATTGGTATGGTAAAACCCAAGGCCCTGAAGCTCCAAAAGGTCCACCAAGACAGAATGAGGACTGAGGACATGCTGAAGGaaactcgaaaaaaaaaattttaaaaggcATCTTACATGCAACTTTCAGTTTTGAGCATCCGTATTAGAACAACTAAGAAATAATGGAAGCTTACAAAAGAGTGGTTGgtataaaaacaaataaaagtacAACAGTAGGTTATGTAGTTCCTCACGAAGTGTGCTTAAATTTAATAAAAGAAGATACTCAATGAATTACCTTAAGATGAACCACTTCACCATCCTCAATCACCAAAACCTTTTTGGTGTGTTCAACTACGGCATTTGCATCACTGGACAAGAAGAGTTCTTTAGGATGTCCActttttgaaaggaaattatCATCATGAAATGCAGAACCATTGCTAGCATTTTCATTAAGTTCCTGACATTAGCAAAAGGTCAGCCATGCccagagagagagg
This region includes:
- the LOC133720730 gene encoding glutamine--fructose-6-phosphate aminotransferase [isomerizing] 1 → MCGIFAYLNYNVNRERSYILQVLFNGLRRLEYRGYDSAGISIDHSSSDPKTSSLPPSLVFRQEGNIESLVKSVYQEVAETDLNLKQCFSHHAGIAHTRWATHGEPAPRNSHPQSSDPGNEFLVVHNGVITNYEALKGTLVRHGFTFQSETDTEVIPKLAKYVFDKAKEGEGDQTITFSQVVHEVMRHLEGAYALIFKSWHYPNELIACKRGSPLLLGVKELNENASNGSAFHDDNFLSKSGHPKELFLSSDANAVVEHTKKVLVIEDGEVVHLKDGHVSILKFDKEKHGGLSKVASVQRALSILEMEVEQINKGNFEHYMQKEIHEQPESLTTTMRGRLLRGGSCKAKTVLLGGLKDHLKTIRRSRRIVFIGCGTSYNAALAARPILEELSGIPVTMEIASDLLDRQGPIYREDTAVFVSQSGETADTLSALEYALENGALCVGITNTVGSAIARNTHCGVHINAGAEIGVASTKAYTSQIVVMAMLALAIGGDTISNQARREAIIDGLFDLPNKVREVLKLDQVMKDLAKQLIAEQSLLVFGRGYNYASALEGALKVKEVALMHSEGILAGEMKHGPLALVDENLPTFVIATRDACFSKQQSVIQQLHARKGRLIVMCSKGDAASVCPAEWESCRVIEVPQLEDCLQPVVNIVPLQLLAYHLTVLRGFNVDQPRNLAKSVTTQ